The Peribacillus sp. FSL P2-0133 genome has a segment encoding these proteins:
- the mce gene encoding methylmalonyl-CoA epimerase produces the protein MMIKNIDHIGIAVKSLEEALPLYTETLKLKLEGIETVGSQGVKVAFILAGNTRLELLEALSPASPIAKFIEKRGEGIHHVALGVDDIEERIKEIKESGLRMIDDSSRKGAHNADVAFVHPKSTAGVLYELCEQALSKEEQK, from the coding sequence ATGATGATTAAAAATATCGACCATATAGGTATTGCCGTCAAGTCACTGGAGGAAGCCTTGCCACTTTACACGGAAACGTTGAAATTGAAACTTGAAGGAATCGAGACAGTTGGGAGCCAAGGAGTGAAAGTGGCCTTCATCCTGGCAGGCAATACCCGTTTGGAATTGTTGGAAGCGTTGTCACCGGCAAGCCCAATCGCTAAATTCATCGAAAAACGCGGTGAAGGGATTCATCATGTGGCACTTGGCGTCGATGACATCGAAGAGAGAATAAAAGAAATCAAAGAATCTGGATTGCGCATGATTGATGATTCATCAAGAAAGGGAGCGCACAATGCGGATGTTGCTTTCGTTCATCCCAAGTCTACCGCGGGTGTATTATATGAGCTTTGTGAACAAGCATTATCAAAGGAGGAGCAGAAATGA
- the meaB gene encoding methylmalonyl Co-A mutase-associated GTPase MeaB: MSEDKKPEWVDLNNQEGFASSLKPGVELASSQNKPSKSKFVKKHNVNIPVHELKEGIIKGDRAKLAKGITLVESNASHHLDHAQELLQAILPHTGSSIRIGISGVPGAGKSTFIETFGTYLCDRGHKVAVLAVDPSSSINGGSILGDKTRMEELARNPHAFIRPSPSEGTLGGVHRKTRETMLLCEAAGFDVILIETVGVGQSEAIVRSMVDFFMLLVLTGAGDELQGMKKGILELVDGIVVNKADGENIPLAIRTKSEYSRILHFLQPATKGWAGKAYACSAITGKGIPELWDVLNEFSDMTKESGVFQERRRMQSKEWLYSLIDHQLKTMFYKNETVKGLLPILENQVMSGNKTVTAAVKQAFESFTETFKSN, from the coding sequence ATGAGTGAAGACAAGAAGCCGGAATGGGTCGATCTTAACAATCAGGAAGGTTTTGCTTCTTCATTAAAGCCAGGTGTGGAATTAGCATCCAGCCAAAACAAACCTTCAAAAAGCAAATTCGTCAAAAAACATAATGTAAACATACCGGTCCATGAACTTAAAGAGGGAATCATAAAAGGGGACAGGGCCAAGCTAGCTAAAGGGATTACATTGGTTGAAAGCAATGCATCCCACCACTTAGATCATGCACAGGAATTATTGCAGGCCATCCTACCTCATACAGGGAGCTCGATTCGCATCGGGATTTCCGGAGTGCCCGGTGCCGGAAAAAGTACCTTTATCGAGACGTTCGGAACCTACTTATGTGACAGGGGCCATAAGGTTGCCGTTCTAGCCGTCGATCCAAGCTCTTCAATCAATGGCGGAAGTATACTAGGTGATAAGACAAGGATGGAGGAATTGGCAAGAAACCCCCATGCCTTCATAAGACCCTCACCATCCGAAGGAACTCTAGGCGGAGTTCACCGCAAAACGAGGGAAACGATGTTGCTTTGTGAAGCGGCAGGATTTGATGTGATACTGATAGAAACTGTCGGTGTCGGTCAGAGTGAAGCCATAGTTCGAAGTATGGTCGACTTCTTCATGCTCCTTGTCCTAACAGGTGCCGGAGATGAATTACAAGGGATGAAAAAAGGGATTCTGGAACTTGTGGACGGAATTGTGGTCAATAAAGCCGACGGAGAGAACATTCCGCTGGCGATTAGGACGAAGTCCGAATATAGCAGAATCTTGCACTTCCTTCAGCCAGCAACAAAGGGATGGGCAGGGAAGGCATATGCTTGTTCCGCCATAACCGGTAAAGGAATTCCTGAGCTTTGGGATGTATTGAATGAATTTTCCGACATGACCAAGGAATCGGGTGTTTTTCAAGAACGGAGAAGAATGCAATCTAAGGAATGGCTTTATTCATTGATTGATCACCAGCTTAAAACGATGTTTTATAAAAATGAAACCGTCAAAGGTCTTCTCCCTATACTCGAGAATCAAGTGATGTCAGGGAATAAAACGGTCACTGCTGCTGTTAAGCAGGCCTTTGAATCTTTTACAGAAACATTTAAATCAAATTAA
- a CDS encoding carboxyl transferase domain-containing protein, producing the protein MTDIYDTINDLYDRRRKVEMGGGEERIDKQHEKGKLTARERIELLVDPGTFIELNPFIKHRNTNFGMEKEEGPGEGVVTGYGKVNGRDIYLFSQDFTVFGGALGEMHALKIANVMDLAAENGAPFIGLNDSGGARIQEGVVSLDGYGQIFYRNSIYSGVIPQISVIMGPCAGGAVYSPAITDFVFMVEKTSQMFITGPKVIETVTGEKISSEGLGGATVHNTISGNAHFKGASEEQVLADVRRLLSYLPQNNEEKPPVLEADDEDDYRPDLTDVVPYEGIRPYDVRKVLEQVVDEGSFMEVQEGFAKNIVVGLARIKGKSVGLVCNQPKVLAGGLDIDSSDKAARFIRFCDSFNIPLITFEDVSGFFPGVKQEHGGIIRHGAKLLYAYSEATVPKLTIILRKAYGGAYVALNSKSIGADLTFAWPNAEIAVMGSAGAANIIFAREIQNSQDPEATRAAKIEEYREKFANPYVAASLGMVDDVIDPRETRIKIIQSLDMLRNKKETRPWKKHGNIPL; encoded by the coding sequence ATGACAGACATATACGATACGATCAATGACCTATATGACAGACGCCGCAAAGTGGAAATGGGCGGCGGTGAAGAAAGAATCGATAAGCAGCATGAAAAGGGCAAACTTACTGCAAGGGAAAGAATTGAACTTTTAGTTGATCCGGGTACTTTCATAGAGCTTAATCCTTTTATCAAACACCGTAATACCAATTTTGGCATGGAAAAGGAAGAAGGGCCAGGAGAAGGGGTTGTCACCGGTTACGGAAAGGTCAACGGCCGTGACATTTATCTGTTTTCACAGGATTTTACTGTTTTTGGCGGCGCACTCGGTGAAATGCATGCTCTGAAAATTGCTAATGTTATGGATTTGGCAGCGGAAAATGGAGCCCCTTTCATAGGTTTGAACGATTCTGGTGGCGCACGTATTCAAGAAGGCGTGGTTTCTCTTGACGGATATGGCCAAATTTTTTACCGGAATTCCATTTATTCAGGGGTCATTCCGCAGATTTCGGTTATTATGGGACCTTGTGCAGGTGGAGCCGTATATTCCCCGGCCATAACCGACTTTGTCTTCATGGTTGAAAAAACGAGCCAAATGTTCATAACAGGTCCTAAAGTCATTGAAACGGTTACAGGGGAAAAGATTTCATCTGAAGGATTGGGTGGAGCGACAGTACATAATACCATAAGCGGTAATGCCCATTTCAAGGGAGCATCTGAGGAGCAAGTATTGGCAGACGTTAGACGTCTCCTGAGTTATCTTCCACAAAATAATGAAGAGAAGCCGCCTGTTTTGGAAGCCGACGATGAAGATGACTACCGTCCGGACTTAACGGATGTAGTCCCTTATGAAGGGATCCGTCCATATGATGTTCGGAAAGTATTGGAGCAAGTTGTCGATGAGGGTTCCTTTATGGAAGTTCAAGAGGGTTTTGCGAAAAACATAGTGGTCGGCTTGGCGCGTATCAAAGGGAAATCAGTGGGGCTTGTATGTAACCAGCCAAAGGTATTGGCTGGGGGACTTGATATTGATTCATCAGATAAGGCTGCCCGTTTTATTCGTTTCTGTGACTCATTCAACATTCCGCTAATTACGTTTGAAGACGTTTCAGGGTTTTTCCCTGGCGTTAAACAAGAACATGGCGGGATCATTCGCCACGGTGCAAAGCTGCTATATGCTTATTCGGAAGCAACAGTACCAAAATTGACGATCATTCTGCGTAAAGCATACGGAGGAGCTTACGTGGCTCTTAATAGTAAATCCATCGGTGCGGATCTTACGTTTGCTTGGCCGAATGCTGAAATCGCGGTAATGGGGTCTGCTGGAGCGGCAAATATCATTTTTGCCCGTGAAATTCAAAATAGCCAAGATCCGGAAGCGACACGTGCAGCTAAAATTGAAGAATACCGTGAGAAGTTCGCCAATCCATATGTTGCCGCAAGTCTTGGAATGGTGGATGATGTTATTGATCCCCGTGAAACCAGGATTAAAATCATTCAATCACTTGATATGCTGCGCAACAAAAAAGAAACCCGACCATGGAAAAAACACGGAAATATCCCGTTGTGA
- the scpA gene encoding methylmalonyl-CoA mutase — protein sequence MKKPNFSAINPAKSEIKGTVEAWKKEAEKAVGKNIEDLLFETNEQIKIKPLYVEEDNRDLEHMESVPGIAPFTRGPYPSMYVNRPWTVRQYAGFSTAEESNAFYRRNLAMGQKGLSVAFDLATHRGYDSDHPRVVGDVGKAGVAIDSILDMKILFDGIPLDQMSVSMTMNGAVLPILAFYIVTAEEQGVTQDKLSGTIQNDILKEYMVRNTYIYPPEMSMKIIADIFEYTSKYMPKFNSISISGYHLQEAGAPADIELAYTLADGLEYARTGMKAGIDIDKFAPRLSFFWAVGMNYFMEVAKMRAARFIWSKLMKQFEPKNNKAMALRTHSQTSGWSLSEQDPFNNVARTLIEAHAAALGHTQSLHTNALDEAIALPTDFSARIARNTQLYLQEETGITKVIDPWAGSYYVESLTNELIERAWAHIEEIEGLGGMAKAIETGLPKMRIEEAAAKRQAKIDSQDETIVGVNKYRLKKEDPIEILEIDNTVVRESQLKRLSELKAKRDQAKVDEALQALSMSARTGEGNLLELAVQAARVRASLGEISDAIEEVAGRHKATIRSISGVYSSAYSKEAEIEEVVRMTEEFLENEGRRPRLLMAKMGQDGHDRGAKVVGTGFADLGYDVDIGPLFQTPKETAIQAVENDVHVVGMSSLAAGHKTLLPQLMTELKNLGREDIIVIVGGVIPAQDYDYLMENGATAIFGPGTVIPQAAKKVLQEIYNRLGYEEVAQ from the coding sequence ATGAAAAAACCGAATTTTTCTGCTATAAATCCTGCTAAGTCTGAGATTAAAGGTACAGTGGAAGCATGGAAAAAGGAAGCCGAAAAAGCAGTTGGGAAAAACATTGAGGATCTTCTGTTTGAAACAAATGAACAAATAAAAATCAAACCGCTTTATGTTGAGGAAGATAATCGCGATTTGGAGCATATGGAAAGTGTGCCAGGCATCGCTCCTTTTACAAGAGGGCCGTATCCTTCGATGTATGTCAATCGTCCTTGGACGGTACGTCAGTATGCAGGTTTTTCGACTGCCGAGGAATCCAATGCGTTTTACAGGCGTAATCTGGCGATGGGGCAAAAAGGGCTCTCAGTTGCTTTTGATTTAGCGACACACCGCGGTTATGACTCCGATCATCCGCGCGTTGTCGGTGATGTGGGGAAGGCGGGAGTTGCCATTGATTCCATTCTTGACATGAAAATCCTGTTCGACGGCATTCCGCTTGATCAGATGTCCGTGTCAATGACGATGAACGGTGCTGTATTACCCATCCTTGCATTTTATATCGTGACAGCTGAAGAACAAGGCGTAACACAGGATAAGCTTTCAGGCACGATTCAAAATGACATCTTAAAGGAATACATGGTTCGGAATACGTATATCTACCCACCTGAAATGTCCATGAAAATCATAGCTGATATATTTGAGTATACATCCAAATATATGCCCAAGTTCAATTCCATTTCCATTTCCGGTTATCATCTGCAAGAAGCGGGGGCGCCGGCTGATATCGAACTTGCCTATACGTTGGCGGATGGGCTTGAGTATGCACGTACCGGAATGAAAGCAGGTATTGATATCGATAAATTTGCACCACGCCTGTCATTTTTCTGGGCTGTAGGAATGAACTATTTCATGGAAGTGGCGAAAATGAGGGCGGCTCGTTTCATTTGGTCAAAACTGATGAAACAATTCGAACCGAAAAATAATAAAGCGATGGCATTGAGGACTCATTCCCAAACCTCCGGCTGGAGCCTCTCCGAGCAGGATCCGTTTAACAATGTCGCAAGGACCCTTATTGAAGCGCATGCGGCTGCACTTGGGCATACACAGTCCCTGCATACGAACGCATTGGATGAGGCCATTGCCCTGCCAACTGATTTCTCGGCACGCATTGCACGTAACACACAGCTATATCTGCAGGAGGAAACCGGGATCACAAAAGTAATCGATCCATGGGCGGGTTCATACTATGTAGAATCGCTTACTAATGAATTAATCGAACGGGCTTGGGCTCACATAGAAGAAATCGAAGGTCTGGGAGGAATGGCGAAGGCAATTGAAACTGGACTTCCAAAAATGAGGATCGAGGAAGCCGCTGCAAAGCGTCAGGCTAAAATCGATTCTCAAGATGAAACGATCGTAGGCGTCAATAAGTATCGTTTGAAAAAAGAAGATCCTATTGAAATACTGGAGATTGATAATACAGTAGTTCGCGAAAGTCAGCTTAAGCGTTTAAGCGAATTAAAAGCGAAACGTGATCAGGCAAAGGTGGATGAAGCTCTTCAAGCGCTATCCATGTCTGCCAGAACTGGCGAAGGTAACCTTCTTGAACTGGCTGTGCAAGCTGCAAGAGTACGGGCTTCATTAGGTGAAATCTCCGATGCGATCGAAGAGGTGGCTGGACGTCACAAAGCAACGATCCGTTCTATCAGCGGCGTATATAGCTCGGCATACTCAAAAGAAGCGGAAATTGAGGAAGTCGTCCGCATGACGGAAGAGTTCCTTGAAAATGAAGGAAGAAGACCGCGTTTGTTAATGGCTAAAATGGGTCAGGACGGTCATGATCGTGGAGCTAAAGTAGTAGGAACGGGGTTTGCGGATTTAGGCTATGATGTCGATATCGGTCCATTATTCCAAACACCGAAAGAAACTGCCATCCAAGCCGTGGAAAATGATGTGCATGTTGTCGGAATGAGTTCCCTTGCTGCCGGCCATAAAACTTTGTTGCCGCAGCTTATGACGGAACTGAAGAACTTGGGCCGTGAGGACATTATAGTGATCGTAGGCGGCGTCATCCCTGCACAGGATTATGATTACCTAATGGAAAATGGGGCTACAGCCATTTTTGGACCTGGTACGGTCATTCCACAGGCAGCGAAGAAAGTGCTTCAGGAAATATACAATCGCCTCGGATATGAGGAAGTGGCCCAATAA
- a CDS encoding amino acid ABC transporter ATP-binding protein: MIKIDGLKKNYGKLEVLKGISTEIGQGEVLAIIGPSGSGKSTFLRCINMLEIPTDGQIRFKDQIITEKKTNIMKVRENVGMVFQHFHLFPHKTVLENLTYAPMKVKKLSKAEAVKQARELLNKVGLSDKEATYPNRLSGGQKQRVAIARALAMNPEVILFDEPTSALDPEMVKEVLEVMKSLAHTGMTMLIVTHEMGFAREVADRVLFLDGGLLVEESAPEEFFSNPKSQRAKDFLEKVL, from the coding sequence GTGATTAAAATTGATGGACTCAAAAAAAATTATGGTAAGCTCGAAGTATTAAAAGGAATCAGCACCGAGATAGGGCAGGGTGAAGTGTTAGCGATCATCGGTCCTTCCGGTTCGGGAAAATCAACTTTCTTACGCTGCATCAATATGCTTGAAATTCCAACTGATGGTCAAATCAGGTTTAAAGATCAAATCATCACTGAAAAAAAGACCAATATCATGAAAGTGCGTGAAAATGTCGGAATGGTATTTCAGCATTTTCATTTATTTCCGCATAAAACCGTACTGGAGAATCTGACATATGCACCTATGAAGGTGAAAAAACTATCAAAGGCCGAGGCTGTAAAACAAGCTCGTGAGCTCTTGAATAAAGTCGGTTTGTCCGATAAAGAAGCGACTTATCCGAATCGTCTGTCAGGCGGGCAAAAACAAAGGGTCGCGATTGCACGGGCATTGGCAATGAACCCGGAAGTAATCCTTTTCGATGAGCCGACTTCAGCGCTTGATCCCGAGATGGTAAAAGAAGTGCTCGAGGTTATGAAGTCACTGGCACATACGGGGATGACCATGCTGATCGTAACGCATGAAATGGGATTTGCCAGAGAAGTGGCCGATCGTGTACTATTCCTGGACGGGGGTCTGCTCGTTGAGGAAAGTGCTCCGGAAGAATTCTTTTCCAATCCGAAAAGCCAGCGTGCAAAAGACTTCTTGGAAAAAGTTTTATAA
- a CDS encoding transporter substrate-binding domain-containing protein has protein sequence MKLKKQLALLLTSVLLVGILAACGTSGKEDKDTAGTEDKKVLVMGTSADYPPFEYVETSKSDEIKGFDIDIAKAIGKKLGYEVKVKDIDFNSLVPALENKSVDFVISGMTPTEKREQSVDFSDIYYTAKNMIITTKDSKIKTVEDLKGKTVGVQLASIQETLANDLNKSQDIGMKVEKRNRIPEVVQEMSTGRFDAVIMEDTVAKGYLKDNKELVGHLIASGEQDAGSAIAFQKGSKLTEEFNAELKKMMENGEMEKLILKWFGGSETE, from the coding sequence ATGAAGTTGAAAAAGCAGTTAGCATTGTTGCTTACTTCTGTTTTATTAGTAGGTATTTTAGCAGCATGCGGAACATCCGGGAAAGAAGATAAGGACACAGCTGGTACAGAAGACAAAAAGGTCCTGGTAATGGGAACATCTGCGGATTATCCGCCATTTGAATATGTTGAAACATCTAAAAGTGATGAAATCAAAGGATTTGACATCGATATCGCTAAAGCAATCGGAAAAAAATTAGGTTATGAAGTTAAAGTGAAGGACATTGACTTTAATAGTCTTGTGCCTGCTCTGGAAAATAAATCGGTCGATTTCGTTATCTCTGGAATGACTCCAACAGAAAAACGTGAGCAATCAGTCGATTTCAGTGATATTTACTATACAGCTAAAAACATGATCATCACGACAAAGGACAGTAAAATCAAAACTGTTGAAGATTTAAAAGGGAAAACCGTAGGCGTACAGCTTGCATCCATTCAGGAGACATTGGCAAATGACTTGAATAAATCCCAAGATATCGGGATGAAGGTTGAAAAACGGAATCGTATTCCTGAGGTTGTTCAAGAAATGTCAACAGGACGTTTTGATGCCGTGATCATGGAAGATACTGTGGCAAAAGGCTACTTGAAAGATAATAAAGAATTGGTGGGCCATTTGATTGCATCTGGTGAACAAGATGCCGGTTCGGCAATCGCTTTCCAAAAAGGAAGCAAGTTAACTGAAGAATTCAATGCCGAGTTGAAAAAAATGATGGAAAATGGTGAAATGGAAAAATTAATATTAAAATGGTTCGGTGGCAGTGAAACTGAATAA
- a CDS encoding amino acid ABC transporter permease gives MNLEFERIIPSLPYILEGIPTTLKVVAVAAVIGFVLGILLSILKISRIKPLNWIADFYTSIFRGTPLVLQLMLIYFGSPQILGIQIEAFQAAFLAFGLNSAAYISEIIRGGILAVDKGQREASLALGVPYSGMMLNIILPQAIKNILPSLVNELISLTKESAVVTIIGLGDIMRRAYIVGGETYKFFEPILFAGLIYYVMVMVLTILGKVIERRMRRSD, from the coding sequence GTGAATCTGGAATTTGAAAGGATTATACCTTCCCTTCCATATATCCTGGAGGGGATACCGACTACATTAAAGGTTGTAGCGGTAGCGGCAGTAATCGGATTTGTTTTGGGAATATTATTATCTATACTTAAAATCAGCAGAATCAAGCCCTTAAATTGGATTGCTGACTTTTATACATCCATTTTTCGCGGTACACCTTTGGTGTTGCAATTAATGCTGATTTATTTTGGTTCACCACAAATATTAGGGATTCAAATCGAAGCGTTCCAAGCAGCATTTTTAGCATTCGGGCTAAATTCAGCGGCATACATCTCTGAAATTATCAGGGGAGGCATTTTAGCTGTCGATAAAGGCCAACGAGAGGCTTCGCTTGCACTTGGGGTTCCCTATTCAGGGATGATGCTTAATATTATCCTTCCGCAGGCCATCAAGAATATCCTGCCGTCCCTTGTTAACGAATTGATTTCCTTAACGAAGGAATCAGCCGTTGTCACAATTATTGGATTAGGGGATATCATGCGCCGTGCTTATATTGTCGGCGGTGAGACATATAAATTCTTCGAGCCGATATTATTTGCCGGCCTCATTTATTATGTGATGGTCATGGTTCTCACCATCTTAGGCAAAGTGATTGAAAGGAGAATGAGACGCAGTGATTAA
- a CDS encoding L,D-transpeptidase, with the protein MKWILSLLLMLPLWPLQVQAQPQSVMPGDPFIIINKANNKLAFIDDNEVKEILPVGTGKSQELTPEGIFTVKVKAVNPYYRKKNIPGGDPRNPLGSRWIGFDARNTDGRIYGIHGTNQPSSIGKYISNGCVRMLKSDVERLYEKVPIGTKVLITISNEDFKTLAKKNGAIK; encoded by the coding sequence ATGAAATGGATCCTTTCTTTGTTGCTTATGCTACCTTTGTGGCCGTTGCAGGTACAAGCCCAACCTCAATCGGTTATGCCTGGCGATCCGTTTATCATCATCAATAAAGCTAACAATAAATTGGCGTTTATTGATGATAATGAGGTCAAGGAGATTCTGCCGGTCGGTACGGGAAAGAGTCAGGAACTTACACCCGAAGGGATTTTCACGGTCAAAGTAAAAGCAGTCAATCCATATTACCGGAAAAAAAATATTCCTGGCGGCGATCCCAGGAACCCTCTGGGGTCGCGGTGGATTGGATTCGATGCCCGAAATACCGATGGGAGGATTTACGGCATTCATGGTACGAATCAGCCATCATCAATTGGTAAATACATTTCAAATGGCTGTGTACGGATGCTTAAATCCGATGTAGAGCGTTTGTACGAAAAAGTCCCCATCGGCACTAAAGTGTTAATCACCATATCGAACGAGGATTTCAAAACGTTGGCAAAGAAAAATGGAGCGATAAAATAA
- a CDS encoding BrxA/BrxB family bacilliredoxin, protein MNMDFNFLMNDVVKQARDEIKTAGYTELTTPEEVEEVFAQKGTTLVMVNSVCGCAGGIARPAAAHAIHNDKRPDQLVTVFAGQDKEATEKARDYFEGYPPSSPSFALLKDGKIITMIERHEIEGHHPMSVVEKLQDYFDQYCEEV, encoded by the coding sequence ATGAATATGGATTTTAATTTTTTAATGAACGACGTAGTCAAACAGGCTCGCGATGAGATAAAGACTGCTGGATATACAGAACTGACTACTCCCGAGGAAGTAGAGGAAGTATTTGCACAAAAAGGAACGACACTTGTTATGGTAAACTCCGTTTGTGGCTGCGCTGGGGGAATTGCTAGACCTGCAGCTGCTCATGCAATCCATAATGATAAACGTCCAGATCAGCTTGTAACCGTTTTTGCTGGGCAAGATAAAGAGGCGACGGAGAAAGCCCGTGATTATTTCGAAGGGTATCCGCCGTCATCCCCATCATTTGCATTGCTGAAGGATGGAAAAATCATCACCATGATAGAGCGTCATGAAATTGAAGGGCACCACCCGATGTCTGTAGTAGAAAAATTACAAGACTACTTCGATCAATATTGCGAAGAAGTGTAA
- a CDS encoding aromatic acid exporter family protein: protein MFKIGYRTIKTALGATLAIIIAQMLNLEYFSAAGIIAILCIQVTKKKSVYASWHRFLACLIAMAYASLFFHFIAFHPLIIGLILLIFIPTTVALKINEGIVTSSVIIMHLYGAGDITLSLLINETILIAVGVGVALVMNLYMPSVDDKLLAYQESIETNFSAILMGIVRYLRDNDHTWDGKEITETANLLNQAKSLAFRDVENHFLREEDLYYHYFKMREKQFEIIERILPLVTNIPLVVKQSGIVADFIEDLAENVHPQNTAILYLKKHEEMEIHFRGMALPQTREEFESRAALLQLMKEMERYLLLKHSFKGLPKLNSNRMKKRHLA, encoded by the coding sequence ATGTTTAAAATCGGATACAGGACGATTAAAACTGCTTTGGGGGCTACCCTGGCAATTATTATTGCACAAATGCTTAATCTCGAATATTTCTCTGCTGCGGGAATAATTGCGATCTTATGCATTCAAGTTACAAAAAAGAAGTCGGTGTATGCCTCCTGGCACCGGTTTTTAGCTTGTTTGATCGCAATGGCCTATGCATCCCTATTTTTTCATTTCATCGCATTCCATCCGCTGATAATAGGTTTGATCCTCTTGATTTTCATTCCAACGACTGTTGCCTTGAAGATTAATGAGGGGATTGTGACGAGCAGCGTCATCATCATGCACCTATACGGGGCGGGTGACATCACTTTATCCCTGCTGATCAATGAAACGATATTAATCGCAGTTGGAGTTGGAGTGGCGCTTGTCATGAATCTGTACATGCCCAGTGTCGATGACAAACTGCTGGCCTACCAGGAAAGCATCGAAACGAACTTTAGTGCGATCTTGATGGGAATTGTCCGCTATTTAAGGGATAATGATCACACATGGGATGGTAAGGAAATCACTGAAACAGCCAATCTTCTTAATCAAGCCAAAAGCCTTGCCTTCAGGGACGTGGAAAATCATTTTTTAAGGGAAGAAGACCTGTATTACCATTATTTCAAAATGCGTGAAAAGCAATTTGAAATAATTGAACGAATTCTGCCCCTGGTCACGAATATTCCACTGGTCGTCAAGCAAAGCGGGATAGTGGCTGATTTTATAGAAGATTTAGCAGAAAACGTCCACCCACAAAATACGGCCATCCTTTATCTGAAGAAACATGAAGAAATGGAGATTCATTTTAGGGGAATGGCACTGCCGCAGACACGGGAAGAGTTCGAATCCAGGGCCGCATTACTGCAGCTCATGAAGGAAATGGAGCGTTATTTATTGTTGAAGCATTCCTTCAAGGGACTACCCAAGCTGAACAGCAACCGAATGAAAAAGAGGCACTTGGCTTAA
- the prli42 gene encoding stressosome-associated protein Prli42: protein MGNKKIRKIVVYLMLISMLLTSLLSGIAFLL from the coding sequence ATGGGAAACAAGAAAATTAGAAAAATCGTCGTGTATTTAATGCTTATCTCAATGTTATTAACGAGCTTATTATCAGGTATCGCATTTCTTTTGTAA